In the Candidatus Omnitrophota bacterium genome, one interval contains:
- a CDS encoding lysylphosphatidylglycerol synthase transmembrane domain-containing protein, which yields MKSKKFQIVAALILGGFCLYLFSQSIDDWSVVWAHMSQVHIGYFLLAIAVQVLSMLIRTIRWQIFLGQPLVPLGKLFLINNIGFMANGVLPARMGELIRPFLVWRSSTHAFSTALATIIMERVFDLLGLLLILAFVFWIYPFPAAPPAGADFSQPITAINGASAPQIANPLDWIEGIAKMGVFVFIALIGAIGVMSYAPEWSLRTAEKLFRPLPQKISRPMLKAVESFEKGASTLRRPLAILYCILLTLLLWISVTWSELVIFWSLDITIISMTGALFVMAGLCFAVMFPQMPGYVGMYHFALLVILNRTFFIEKNTAGAAAWVMWLSQVPPTILFGFICLVIMGVSFKEISHIQDRLPANEEK from the coding sequence ATTGACGATTGGTCTGTCGTCTGGGCGCACATGTCCCAAGTTCATATTGGTTATTTCCTGCTGGCCATCGCTGTGCAGGTTCTTTCCATGTTGATTCGCACTATACGCTGGCAAATTTTTTTAGGACAACCGCTTGTTCCTTTGGGGAAATTGTTTTTGATCAATAACATCGGCTTTATGGCCAACGGCGTGCTTCCCGCCCGCATGGGCGAATTGATCCGGCCTTTCCTCGTTTGGCGCTCCTCCACTCACGCCTTTTCCACCGCTTTGGCAACCATCATCATGGAGCGCGTCTTCGATCTGTTGGGTTTATTGCTCATCCTCGCCTTTGTTTTTTGGATTTATCCCTTTCCCGCCGCCCCGCCCGCCGGCGCCGATTTCTCCCAACCTATCACGGCTATCAACGGCGCATCCGCGCCTCAAATCGCTAATCCATTGGATTGGATCGAAGGGATCGCCAAGATGGGCGTCTTTGTCTTCATCGCCCTTATCGGCGCCATTGGCGTCATGAGTTACGCGCCGGAATGGAGTCTGAGAACGGCGGAAAAATTGTTCCGGCCCCTGCCGCAAAAAATATCCAGACCGATGCTGAAAGCTGTGGAATCTTTCGAGAAAGGCGCATCAACTTTGCGCCGCCCGCTCGCGATTCTTTATTGCATTCTTTTAACTTTGTTATTATGGATTTCGGTTACTTGGAGCGAGCTGGTTATCTTCTGGTCGTTGGATATTACCATCATTAGCATGACCGGCGCGTTATTCGTCATGGCGGGGCTTTGCTTCGCCGTCATGTTTCCCCAAATGCCGGGCTATGTGGGCATGTATCATTTCGCCTTGCTGGTTATTCTGAACCGCACTTTTTTTATCGAAAAAAACACGGCGGGCGCGGCGGCCTGGGTGATGTGGCTTTCGCAAGTGCCGCCGACGATCCTCTTCGGTTTTATCTGCCTCGTTATCATGGGCGTTTCCTTCAAGGAGATTTCCCATATCCAGGATCGACTTCCGGCCAATGAGGAAAAATAA